DNA sequence from the Pedobacter sp. W3I1 genome:
TTAAAAAATAGCCTTTAACTATTTTTTCATAAGGCACCTCTTTATGGCTATTTTCATTCACTCTTATAAATTTAATCTTGGCATGATCACGTTCATCGAGCATATCTAAATCGAGGTTACTATTCTGGACACCGGAAAACAACTTAACCGGGATGTTTACCAAACCAAATCCAATCGAACCTTTCCATATTGATCTCATAGCTAAATATTTACTTACTAACAAGTGTCTAAATCAGATTGTTTTGGCTTTATTAAGCGTAAATTGAGGAAATTACAAACTATTTAGATAATACAATGTTATTTAAGTATCAAACCTATTTGAATACATATGAAAATAGCCTATATTTCAACTTATCCTCCTCGTGAATGCGGTTTAGCTACATTTAATCAGAATTTGGTTAATGCCTTAACTTTAAATCCTGCTTATAATTCACAGAAAAGTTTTGTAATTGCCTTAAATGAATCAGACGATGTTAATGAACATCATTATCCAAACGAAGTAAAATTCGTTATCCGTCAACAAAATCAACAGGATTATATCGAAGCCGCTGATTTTATCAATAACAGTGACGTAGATACCTGCATTATTGAGCATGAATTTGGCATATATGGCGGTAATAGTGGTGTATTTTTACTATCGTTAATTAATAGGTTAAAAAAGCCATTCATTACCATTTTACATACCGTTTTAAAAGAGCCAAATTTTATGCAGCAAACCATTATAAAGGAGATTGCGCTTAAATCGGCTAAATTAGTGGTGATGAGCAAAAAGGCTGTTATGTTTTTAACCAGTGTATATCAAATTCCGAAAGCATCTATTAAACTGATAGAACATGGTGTGCCGGATTTGGAGCCTGTGATAAATAATGAAATTGCGCAGAGCGAATTATTCAGAGGTAAAAAAGTGCTTTTTACATTTGGCTTAATTAGTAGAAACAAAGGTTTAGAAACCGTAATTAAAGCTCTACCCGACATCGTAGCGCAACATCCTGATGTTTTATACGTGATATTAGGCAATACCCATCCTGGCGTAGTAAAACATAATGGTGAAGAATATCGCGACAGTTTGAAAGCATTGGCGAAAGATTTAGGCGTTGAAAATAATATTGCTTTCGTTAATAAATTTGTATCTGAAGAAGAGTTGCATCAGTATTTAACGGCCTGTTATTTATACATCACGCCTTATTTAAATGAAGCCCAGATCACCAGCGGAACTTTATCATATGCCATTGGTGCAGGTGCCGCAGTTGTTTCTACCCCATATTGGCATGCACAAGAGCTTTTAGCCGATAACAGAGGCAAATTATTTGATTTTAAAAATGATGCGCAACTGGCCAGCATTATTAATGAACTTTTAAGTGATAACGATAAATATCAAAAACTGAAGCAAAATGCTTATGAGTATGGCTTAAATCTCCGTTGGCCGGCTATCGGAAGTGTTTATCTTAAAGTGTTAAATGAGGCGTTATCAGCAAAAACCAAAGCCGAACGGACTATCCCACCGATAATCGATGTAGAAGGTATGCCTGCGCTTAGTTTAAATCATATTTCGTTACTAACTGATGATACAGGAATTATACAACATGCCCGTTTTGGCATTCCAAACCTGAAGGAAGGCTATTGTATTGATGATAATGCCAGGGCATTAATTATGGCGTTAATGGCTGTGGAACAGGATAAAAACCCTAAAGCTTTAAAACTCATGCCTGTTTATTTAAGCTTTATTCAATATATGCAAACCGATGATGGTAATTTCAGGAATTTTTTGAGTTTTAACAGACAATATTTAGATGAAGTAGGGTCTGAAGATTCATTTGGCAGAACCATTTGGGCATTGGGATATTTAGTTTGTAGGGCGCCAAATAACTCATATCGTGAATTTGGAAGGGAATTGTTCTCACATTCTGTAAAACACTTTAAAAAATTAAAATATTTACGGGGAAGAGCAAATACCATTATTGGATTATCTTATTATCTGTGTACCCAGCCAGGAGATGAATTGATTACCAATGAAATTAATACGTTAGCCAGTTCATTGGTGGCTTCTTATAAAGAAAATAAAGAGGGCGACTGGCATTGGTTTGAAGATATTCTAACCTATGACAATGCAATTTTACCTTTGGCTTTACTTCATCATTATGAGGCTACAGGGAACAGAGAATCGTACAAGATTGCAATGGAAAGTATCGAATTTTTGAATGGTTTCTCATTCGAAAACGGATATTTAAATCCTGTCGGAAATGCCGGATGGATGAAAAAACATGGTAAAAATCCAATTTACGATCAACAGGCTATAGAAACGATGGCGATGGTTTTATTGTATGCAAAAACCTTCGAGATTACTAAAGATGATAAATATTTGAATTTAATGCATATTAGTTATATGTGGTTTTTGGGCAAAAACAGCCTGCATATTCCTTTATACGATTTTGAAACCCATGGTTGTGCGGATGGATTGCAGTTTAACAGCGTAAACAGAAATCAAGGTGCAGAAAGTACATTGGCTTATTTTATTTCGCATTTAGCTATCTTGAAAGCTGCAGAAGCAGAATATGAAACTTTGTCTTCTCCCTTAATGGAGGCAGATAAATGTAGCTAGAAGTTTAATTTGTCTTGGAAACATTAAGGCTGGCTCAGAAATGAACCAGCCTTTTTTATGCAGTGTTAATTGACTAATTTTACTAGATGGCCGTCACCCTGACCTGTAGCGCAGCGGAAAGCTACGAAGTAAATTTATTTCAGGGTCTATCTACCCTTTTATTGCAGATGCTAAAATAAGTTCAGCAGGACGATCGAGCAGATAAACCTCTAATTATTCTCGAGCAATTTAGCCAGTAACAATTCCAGATTTACAGTTGCAAACGAAGAACTGTAATCAGATAAACCATAAGGAATAATTAATTCGCCGTTACTGATAATCGATCCGCAGGAATATACCACATTGGGCACATAACCTTCACGTTCATCATTGTTAGGAATAATTAACGGTTCTTTTAAATGGCCTATTTCTATACTTGGGTCTTCAAGATCCAATAAACTTACTCCAATACAGTACCTACGCATTGGCCCCACCCCATGTGTAATTACAATCCATCCTTTTTCTGTTTCTATCGGAGAACCACAATTGCCAATCTGTACCAGCTCCCAATCGTAGCGCGGTTGTTTTAAAAGAACCGGGTTTTCCCAAACATTAACTTTATCAGAAAACATCAGATAATTATTCCAGCCATCTATCCGGCTCATCATCACATATTTTCCTTTAATTTTTCGTGGGAATAGCGCCAGGTTCTTATTCTGTGCACCATCGCCATAAAGTGGAATCACTTTAAACTCATAAAAATCTTCAGTTTGTACTAATTTTGGAATAATTAAAGAACCATCAAATGCGGTATAAGTGGCGTAGTATAATATTTTACCATCGTCTTTAATAAATTTCACAAAACGTGCGTCTTCAATCCCTTTACGTTCAAATTCTGAAATTGGAAAGATTACACGATCAGAAATGTCAGTATCTTTTGAAAAAGTTATGGTATGGTAAGTGTCTGATAGCCAAAGTATTTTATCGTACTCGATTAGCCGAGTTGGATTTTCTTTATATAAACTTTTAGAATCTTTAATGATATTACTTAAGCTGGTGTATTCAAATTTATCATCGAGTTTTAATTCAATTTCTTCTAATACAGAAGGATCTATTTGTGCATAAGCGGCTTTTTTTAGAAATAATTTTTTAACGTAAATGGCATTCTTTACCACCTCAGCCTCATCAACATAATTTCCAACAGGTAAAACCTGGATATTATTGTCTTTATCAATTAAAGCACGCCGAAAAACAATTGAAGAAATATGCCCCTCACCTACAGCCCTGAAGCTGATAATTACCCGCTTTTCACCCTCTACTAAATCAGTTTGATCGGGATCATCAACAATACTCGGATTAAAAAAAGCGGCCGATTCTATGGAGTATTCATGTGTAAAATATGCACCAATCAGCAATCTGGTATATTCATCAATATCTTCGAATTCTGTGCCTAATACCGCGAATTGTTTTTTTAATTTTTTACAGTGCCGGGTTAAAATCTTGGTAATATTCCGGTGTCTTTTCGAATATTCCTGTAATATGGGCGATATCAGCGAAAACACTTTTTCATCTGAAAACTCTAAAACCTTCTTAATTACTTCTAATGCTCTCTCCTCTCCGTTAAAAAAAAAACGTGCAATAACTCTTTTGGTATCCGGGTTAACCTTAACAGGTTTACGTTCTATGTATAATCTCATTATTTAAGCTGTTTTTGATAGTAATTTAACGCTTTTCGTCTTATGTCCTTTAACTTTAAATTAACGAAATTTACGACTTAATTGTTTATATATTTACAGTATTTACACATAATTTTTATCTTTAGTTATTCACATTTATATATTTAATTAACCTTAAATGCATTACGAAAAAGCAGATAACATGATTCCATCAGATGAAACCTTGCGTTTAGGAAAATTAAAATACGATGAAATTTTAAGCACACCTGCAGAAAGTGCTTTTGATCAGATTGCACAATTGGCAGCTGAAATATTTGATGTTCCGAATGCAGGTATCGGTTTTCAGACAGATGGGAATATGTTTATGAAAGCTCAGGTGGGATCATCGATTGGGTTACCCCTAAAAAATGATGCATTTGCTTTTTTTGCTTCAACTCCAATCCTCTCGCCTGAGGGTGATGAACTTGGTCTGATTTACGTTGCCGATACTAAATTTAAATCAGCCGAAGAGCAGCAGCTAAAAATGTTACAGCGTTTAGCCAATATGGTAATGGAAAAATTAGCGTCTAGAATGGCAATTAGAAGAACTTTAAGGGCCTACGATGATCGTTTACATGTACTTATTCATGATCTTAAAAACCCGATGACGACCATTTCACTTCAATCTGAATTACTAGGACGCATTCCGGGTATTGAGGACAAGGCTTCATTAATTGCTGGTAAGATTAATGCACAATCGAAAAAAATGATTGATAACCTGAATGACATTTTAAGTGCTGCCCGAAAAGAAGCTAACTCCTTTAAGCCAAAAAAAGATAAAGTAGATTTAAAAGAAATATTAGAACAGGTAAAACTAGGACTCAATTTATCTCTTAAGCGTAAAAACCAAACCGTTTTAATTGATATTAAGGAGCCTGTTGAAATTTTTGCTGACCCTGATAAACTAGTGATAGTTTTTAGTGAGTTGATTAATAATGCCATTAAGTTTTCATCGATAGGAAAAGAGATTTACATCACCAATCAAATGGCTGAGAACGAGGTTACTATTGCGATAAAAGACAATGGCGTGGGCTTAACTGAAGAAGATTTGGGTAAAGTTTTTATGAAATTCGCTCAGCTGAGTTCGGTAAGTACAAATCAGGAAAATACCTATGGATTAGGGCTGATTACTGCCAATGCACTGGTTGATATCCATAAAGGGAAGTTATGGGTTGAAAGTGATGGAAAAGATTTGGGTACAACTTTTTATGTAACGTTACCCATTAAATAGGTTTAAATCTGATAAATCACTGAGTTTCATTTCTTCGAGTAAAATCCTCTCTGGTATGGCGTTTCTATGATACGACCATTTTATTAGTCTTATAAAACCGTTATCAATTTCGATACCAGTTATATCGCCATCACTAAAACAACAGCATCCACTATTAAAGTAACCAGGCTTGTATTTGCCGAAGCGTGGTGCTTTATCTCCTTCTTTTATCCGTTTATGAAGTTCTGTGTTTAAAAAAGCAAGCTCACTGGCATTCTTTTCCTTTTTGGCTTTGTTTAATTTTATATAAATCCGCTCCAAATGCGTTAAAGATGCGAAAACGGGCTGATGCGTGTGCCCGGTAATTAAGGCTATGTTCTTTTTTGTAGTTACCCAATTGTACATCAGTGCATTATGGGCTGTTTTAAGCTGGTTATCGTAGGCGGGTGTATTGGGGTTAATTTGAAGGTACGACTGTAGTGGTGCCCAGATGGTACTTACAAACCATTTGCTGAACCAGTTTCCATCACTTTGTAAATCGCCCTGATGTCCGTGGGTTAGGAAAATATCAAGTTTACTTTCTCCCACCGGCATCCTTAATATGGCCCCTTCGTAAATACGGATTTTAGTTCCGTAAATTCTATTGAGGTTAAATCCGGCTAAAGGATCATTATCCCAATATAAATCATGGTTACCAAATATCTTAGTGAAATGGTTTTTCGAAATAAAAGCTTTTTCTGCTTCGAAAGTATCCTTATTGTGTTTAATTACAGTTTCCAGCAAATTCTCCCAAAGTTCCTCGCTATCTCCCAGATTTATATAATGGAAATCTTGTTGGTCGTAGTATTCGAGTGCTTTTAGGTAATTCTTTTCGGCTAACGTAAAATCATCGGCATAATCGCGGGCACCTTTATGCTGATCTGATAAAATGATAAATTTATCTGTATCTGCAACTTCAAAAATAAGCCCTCGTTTGCCAGGTGCTGCATTGATGTTTTTGTAAAGTTTATTTAAAGCAGCGTGGATACGTTTACGGTTGGGCCTTGAACCAAATTTATTCGACATGCGAATGATCCAGGCACTGAGTAAACGTTGTAAGAATTTTCGCATGTATAAATGAGCCTTAGCTAAGTATTATAGTTTCTTAAAATAACAAAAAATATCATGAATCGTTTTGTTTCATCGTAACTGTCATTTCTGAGGGATAATTTATTGTATAAAAATTAATATAATGACATGATATTTAAGGAGATAAATCTCAATAGATTATCGTCATTGCGAGAAGGCTTTTTCAGCCGACGAAGCAATCTTTATAGCAGGATCACTAGTAGGAAAGATTGCTTCGTCGTTCCTCCTCGCAATGACGACCCCTCTATAGAAATCTGTCAATGGTAGAATTAATTATTTCATAAAAATCATTATAATTAACGTTTTAGCTTTTAGGTTTCGGAAATATGTCGGATGAAGCAATCTTATAGCAAACAGAAAAGAT
Encoded proteins:
- a CDS encoding glycosyltransferase family 4 protein, whose amino-acid sequence is MKIAYISTYPPRECGLATFNQNLVNALTLNPAYNSQKSFVIALNESDDVNEHHYPNEVKFVIRQQNQQDYIEAADFINNSDVDTCIIEHEFGIYGGNSGVFLLSLINRLKKPFITILHTVLKEPNFMQQTIIKEIALKSAKLVVMSKKAVMFLTSVYQIPKASIKLIEHGVPDLEPVINNEIAQSELFRGKKVLFTFGLISRNKGLETVIKALPDIVAQHPDVLYVILGNTHPGVVKHNGEEYRDSLKALAKDLGVENNIAFVNKFVSEEELHQYLTACYLYITPYLNEAQITSGTLSYAIGAGAAVVSTPYWHAQELLADNRGKLFDFKNDAQLASIINELLSDNDKYQKLKQNAYEYGLNLRWPAIGSVYLKVLNEALSAKTKAERTIPPIIDVEGMPALSLNHISLLTDDTGIIQHARFGIPNLKEGYCIDDNARALIMALMAVEQDKNPKALKLMPVYLSFIQYMQTDDGNFRNFLSFNRQYLDEVGSEDSFGRTIWALGYLVCRAPNNSYREFGRELFSHSVKHFKKLKYLRGRANTIIGLSYYLCTQPGDELITNEINTLASSLVASYKENKEGDWHWFEDILTYDNAILPLALLHHYEATGNRESYKIAMESIEFLNGFSFENGYLNPVGNAGWMKKHGKNPIYDQQAIETMAMVLLYAKTFEITKDDKYLNLMHISYMWFLGKNSLHIPLYDFETHGCADGLQFNSVNRNQGAESTLAYFISHLAILKAAEAEYETLSSPLMEADKCS
- a CDS encoding glycoside hydrolase family 130 protein, with the translated sequence MRLYIERKPVKVNPDTKRVIARFFFNGEERALEVIKKVLEFSDEKVFSLISPILQEYSKRHRNITKILTRHCKKLKKQFAVLGTEFEDIDEYTRLLIGAYFTHEYSIESAAFFNPSIVDDPDQTDLVEGEKRVIISFRAVGEGHISSIVFRRALIDKDNNIQVLPVGNYVDEAEVVKNAIYVKKLFLKKAAYAQIDPSVLEEIELKLDDKFEYTSLSNIIKDSKSLYKENPTRLIEYDKILWLSDTYHTITFSKDTDISDRVIFPISEFERKGIEDARFVKFIKDDGKILYYATYTAFDGSLIIPKLVQTEDFYEFKVIPLYGDGAQNKNLALFPRKIKGKYVMMSRIDGWNNYLMFSDKVNVWENPVLLKQPRYDWELVQIGNCGSPIETEKGWIVITHGVGPMRRYCIGVSLLDLEDPSIEIGHLKEPLIIPNNDEREGYVPNVVYSCGSIISNGELIIPYGLSDYSSSFATVNLELLLAKLLENN
- a CDS encoding sensor histidine kinase KdpD, with translation MHYEKADNMIPSDETLRLGKLKYDEILSTPAESAFDQIAQLAAEIFDVPNAGIGFQTDGNMFMKAQVGSSIGLPLKNDAFAFFASTPILSPEGDELGLIYVADTKFKSAEEQQLKMLQRLANMVMEKLASRMAIRRTLRAYDDRLHVLIHDLKNPMTTISLQSELLGRIPGIEDKASLIAGKINAQSKKMIDNLNDILSAARKEANSFKPKKDKVDLKEILEQVKLGLNLSLKRKNQTVLIDIKEPVEIFADPDKLVIVFSELINNAIKFSSIGKEIYITNQMAENEVTIAIKDNGVGLTEEDLGKVFMKFAQLSSVSTNQENTYGLGLITANALVDIHKGKLWVESDGKDLGTTFYVTLPIK
- a CDS encoding metallophosphoesterase encodes the protein MRKFLQRLLSAWIIRMSNKFGSRPNRKRIHAALNKLYKNINAAPGKRGLIFEVADTDKFIILSDQHKGARDYADDFTLAEKNYLKALEYYDQQDFHYINLGDSEELWENLLETVIKHNKDTFEAEKAFISKNHFTKIFGNHDLYWDNDPLAGFNLNRIYGTKIRIYEGAILRMPVGESKLDIFLTHGHQGDLQSDGNWFSKWFVSTIWAPLQSYLQINPNTPAYDNQLKTAHNALMYNWVTTKKNIALITGHTHQPVFASLTHLERIYIKLNKAKKEKNASELAFLNTELHKRIKEGDKAPRFGKYKPGYFNSGCCCFSDGDITGIEIDNGFIRLIKWSYHRNAIPERILLEEMKLSDLSDLNLFNG